A window of Streptomyces broussonetiae genomic DNA:
TTCCACCCCGACATCAAGAACGCCGAGGTCGACCTGGGCAGGACGTACACCACCGAGTTCGTCGAGGCCGCCAAATAGCGCACAGGACCTGTCCGTTCAGATGCGGGTCGCCCACACGTAACGGTGTTCCGGGCGGCCCGCGTCGCCGTACCTGAGGGTCAGATGGGCCCGTCCCGTGCGCTCCAGGAGCTTGAGATAGCGCTGGGCGGTCTGCCGGCTCACTCCCGTCCGCTCGGCGATCTCCTGAGCCGACAGCGGACCCTGGGCGTTCATCAGCGCCTGGCGGACCAGCTCGGCCGTCGTGGGGGAGTGCCCCTTGGGCAGGCCGGGCTCCGACGGCGCGGACAGGGCCCCGAAGATGCGGTCCACCTCCGCCTGTTCGGCCTCGCCGCCGCCGTCCAGGGTGCGCCGCAGCTCGGCGTACGCCTCCAGCTTGGCCCGCAGACCGGCGAAGGCGAAGGGCTTCACCAGGTACTGCAGCGCCCCGTGCCGCATCGCCGCCTGCACGGTCGACACGTCCCGTGCCGCCGTCACCATGATCACGTCGGTCTGGTGGCCGCGCCGTCGTATCTCCCGGACGACCGCGAGACCGGTGTCGTCCGGCAGGTAGTGATCCAGGAGGACCAGGTCCAGCCGAGGCAGCGTCGCCACCTGGTGCAGTGCCTGGGCCGCACTGTGCGCCTCGCCGGCCACATGGAACCCCGGGACCTTCTCGACATAGGCGGCGTTGACCCGGGCGACGCGGGTGTCGTCGTCCACGACCAGGACCTCGATCATCGTGCCTCCTCATTGGGGGCGGCGGTCGACCCGGGGGACTCGTCGAACACCGCGGGCTCCAGCTCCGGCTCGGTGAGTGCCTCGGGCAGCACCACGGTGAACTG
This region includes:
- a CDS encoding DUF7342 family protein → MIEVLVVDDDTRVARVNAAYVEKVPGFHVAGEAHSAAQALHQVATLPRLDLVLLDHYLPDDTGLAVVREIRRRGHQTDVIMVTAARDVSTVQAAMRHGALQYLVKPFAFAGLRAKLEAYAELRRTLDGGGEAEQAEVDRIFGALSAPSEPGLPKGHSPTTAELVRQALMNAQGPLSAQEIAERTGVSRQTAQRYLKLLERTGRAHLTLRYGDAGRPEHRYVWATRI